The nucleotide sequence ACTGCAGTAAAAGACTATTCAAAGTTAGTTAGTCAGTTCAATTCGTATTATCAAGAAAAGAAAATAGACTTTGCCCGTGTTATTACATCTGAAGGTAAAGTTATAGAAATGCAAAAAGACGCCATTTCACTCGTTTCTAGTAACAGTGGTGACTATTTTGATGAAGGTAAGCAGTATGAGTTTGCGTTACCCCAGTTAAAGGCGGGGAGCATCATTGAATATCAAGCCACTACGCAGCAAATAAAACCTTATATCGAGAAAGAATGGTTCTCAAGTATTAACTTCCATTTTGTAAAGTTTTTACCCAGCATTAACTGGTTAAGAATTGATCCTGTATTAGAAACAACCAACACGTTAACCGTGCCAAAAAACATCGAACTATCTATCGTCAATTACAATATTGACATAGAGCCTAAGCTAACTAAAACGGCAAAAAACAAAATATATACATGGCGTACAACTCATCAAAAAGGGCTAGAGTTAGAGACAGAAATGCCGAGCCTAGATGACATTTTACCGACAGTTCACCTATCCACGATACAAGACTGGAGTACAGTTAATCGATGGTTTAATACTCTATATTTACCCACACAAAAATCAGATGAAACAATCGTTGAGTTAGCCAAAACTATATTTCATCAAGATATGAACGAGTATGAAAAAATAAAAGCCGTGTTTGATTATATGCAAAAAAATGTTCGTTATATTGGTGCCCATGTAAATCGCGGTGGCTATAAGCCTCATTTGGCTAGTGAGGTATTAAGTCAAGCTTATGGTGACTGCAAAGATCAAACCGTACTGATCATTGCCTTATTAAAACAAGCAGGCATAGCAGCATACCCAGCATTGATTAATTCGTATCCAGGGGCAAAGTTTAGCGATGAATTGCCCATGCTAAATTTTGATCACATGATCACTTATGTTGAAACAAAAACCGCTAAATACTGGTTGGATACAAGTGGTGAAACGGGAACCTTTCCTGGCATAAATCTGAATTTAGAAGACAAAAAAGCATTAGTTGTTGATGAAAAAGAGGGGCGGATTTTACAACTACCTGCCACGACAAGTGCAGATAACATTGCCACAGTGAATATCGATTTTTCGCTTGATAAAACGGTCATTAATGCGCATGTTGCGTTAGATTTGTCTGGACATGTTGAAACTAATTTACGAAATTTCATACAATTTTCACCAAACGCATTAGCCGCGACTGAACAAATAATGTCACCGTTATTATTTAATACTCGTATCAGTGATTTTAAAAACTCAGATCCTATCGATATTACAAAATCATTCACATTATCAGCAAATTTTAGTGATATTGCAGAAATTACATCTGATATTGATAATTTTAGATATAGCTATGATTTTAGTTCTATTTTAAGTGTATTTACCTCGTTTAGTAACCTAGCACCTGTTGCAACCCGAAAATTTGATTTTGTTGTACTACAGCCAATTACAGTGGTTATAAATTCATTCTATCCACAACCTTGGGCAAACTCAGAATTAGGTTATAGCCAACCAGCACAAAACATTGAAAATAAGTTTTTTGAATTAACGCACCAAGTACAAGAAAAAGATAATGGTGTTTATGTAACATCAACCTTCGTGTTACCAAAGCAAGTGGTTAAAATTGATGACTATGCTGACTTTTATCAGCAGGTGAATGATTTTCCAGCGCACTCGCAAAGCTTATTTGTGTTTCTAAAGCCTTCACTGTCGACACCTAAATTTGTGACCAGTAGCGGTTCTGACATATCGAGTAAAATTCAGCACACCAAAAACTTGTTAGAGCAATCCCAATTCGTTCAAGCACTTGTTGTCATTCAAGAGGTTATTGCTGAGAACGAAAGTAATGGTGAAGCACAATACCTTTTAGGTTTAGCACTTGGCTTTGCCGGTAAAGATGTGAAGTCTGAACAAGCTTTTGAGCGTGCAGAGCAACTTGGCTATCAGTATTAGGAGCACAGTAGTGAAAATTATTTATACCAGTTTCATAATATTCTTTCTCAGTGCTTGTGTAAGTACGCAAAAAAATCAGACAATAAAAATGTCTGCTGGCGCGTTGAAAGAGCAACAACTTTTCGTTAATGGTACTAACTATCAAAAAGATACGGTGGCATTAACCGAATTAGCGGTTATTCGATTACAGCGGTACGAAGCGAACAAAAACCTATTTTACCTAAATCAGGTTATATCTATCTATGAGGAACTGTTCAAACGCCAGCCTTATAATAATGAAGTTTTATTACAGTTTTATCGCTTAAACCTTTTTAAAGGCATTGCAACGAACAACTATGATGTAGAACATTGGCAGGCGTTCTATCAACAACAACCTTTTTTACAAAAAATTGATATAGCACCGCCGACATATATGACTTTGCCACTTGCAGCCAGAGATAGTTTAAGTACTGTTGAGCGTATTAACATATTGCAAAAAACAGTAAAGGATAATCCGTACTTTGTTAATGGTTATATGGACCTTTCAGCAGCATACGCGAAGCAAAATAAAGCACAGTTATCATTATTTTTATTAGAAACTGCAGCAATATATAACCCGAAGAATAGCGATATATTAGGGCTATTAAATGAATTTAGAGTAGATAAAATATTTGATGAAATCTGTCAAAATGACGTAAGTGATAATTTGATTCAAGCATTCGAAGACTATAAGTTTTTAGTAAAAACTTCGCCAAACGACGCCTATTATCATATGCAATTTAGCACAGTATTACGCCTAATGGGGCGAATGCGTATGTCGTCTTTTTCTGCTAAAAAAGCCGCGTCTATTGACGCTAAATATCAAGGTGCTTTAGCCGAAGCTGAGTTTTGGCTTGGCAATAATAACGCTGTAAGCGCATATTTTGCAGCCAAGGATATTACGAGTTTTGAAACGGAAGACTTATATCTAAATATTTTATTTAATGTCGTTAATTTCAACTGGCAGCAAGCTGCTAATATAACGGAAGAATACATTACGAGAAATGATAGAAGTTTTTACGGTGTACTTTACGGCGCACACGCTTTTAAAATGTTAGGGCAAGAAGATAGCGCAAAGCAAATAACCACAAAGGGATTAATTAACCTTCACGTTAAACCTTGGCAGCAACAGATGTTAAATTTTGCTAATCAACAAATTACCTCCAAAGAGCTAATGGCAGCGAGTAAAGACAGCTGTAATAAATCAGAGGCTTATTTTATTCGTGGTTTAACCGATATAAAATCTGGAAAAATGGCTGATGCTCAGCAAAACATGGAGGCTGTTGAGGGCTTAAATATTTATCCATTCTATGAATATGCGGGTGCTAAGCAAATAGTGACGCGACTCAAAAGTATTTCACCTGAGCATTAGTTGAAAATAGAGGAGCTAGTTCAACATTTTTATAACGCTGCATGATGAAGATATTAATATCAGCAGCGTTAGTTGATTAATTACCTGCATTGAATAGGCGTGTATATTCTGTAGGTACTAGCCAATCAAATTTATTAACGGATAGTTTGCGGGCTAGCCATAAATACTTTAAAAGGTAATGGTGCCTCTAACGCACTGTCATCAATAGCTAAATAGCTAAAGCCAGAATGTTCGAAGAATGTCACTAATTGCTCGTTATTCAAGCTGTCATCGATTAAATTCATCGCTTGGTAATACGCTTTATTTTCTTCTGTTTCACAATCTTGTGCATCAAGAAACAAGTTCATCGGCATACTAAGTACCGAAATTGACTGTGCTTTGCTGTAGTGTTGAGCTATTTCTTGTAATAAAAACTTAGCAACACCTTGCTGACGAAATGCAGGTAAAACACTAATCGCTTCAATCAAAATATGATCTTTAGCTTTAACATCTACTTTTACTTGTAGTTTTTCGACCAAATCGGCAGCAATATTTTGTTTTTTAAAGAATAAGTTTAATGGAACTTCCCAATCAGTAGCATCTTGCTGGCTCAATAACTCATAGCTTTCATCAGCACCACGATGTTTATTCAACGTAATTATTTCTATTTCCGCTTTGGCAATAACTTGGTCTTGATCATTTTTAACATTAATTTCTTGCACTACTTGCCAGTCAAAAGCGCTTTTAATTTCTGGTTGTTTAAATTCTATGGTTAAGTTCATGGTATTTCAGTGCTTTCGATAACCGTTGTATTCTAAAGGTGAAAAGCAACTGCCTTAAGTTTGTTGGCGTAGTAAGGTTAAATCACTACAGATTGAAATAATGTGGCGTTTATACCATTAGTCGGGCCGTCTAACCACAACTTGCTGTTATTTTAGCGGCAAAATTTTGCTATTAAGCATATTTAGTGAGTTAAAAAATAGTCACGATAGTATTGAATAAATGCAGGGTTATTACGTTCGTTTTCTCGCCATGCTGTTATAGCTGTTTGATACTCTGCGGTAGGCTTAATTTCTTTTAGTATAGTGTTGATTTGCTGAATAACTTTTTCCCCCAAGCGTTTTTAGGACAAGCAATAGCACCAATATTATAGGCAGGTATATTTTCTATTGCATAAGCGGCTAGTTGGCCAGTGGACTGAGGATTCTTCATTAAATAGTGCTGAATTTCATAAGGGTAGGCAATACTAATGTCGACTCGCTCTCGTTCAATCATTTGAAATACACGGTTAAGATCAATGTTGTCTACTTGCACAATGTTTTCAGCATGCTCATGCCTTTTAAAAATATCGTCAATAATATTGCCATAAGAGCGATTTTTTACATGACCGAAGATTAAAGAGTTTTGTTGAAGAATTTTTTCTAAACTGACTTGTCCGTTATTTAAAAAGGGTAATATTTTTTCCGGTTTAGCAATAACCCGATTATTTGCATTAAGTATCGATGCATTTGAAAAAATCATCTCTTTTTCGCGTTCAGGTGTTATGTAAAGCGCAGGATGACAAGCTTGTTTACCGGCTTTGATATCAGCAATGGCTCTAGCCAAAGTGGTTATCGGCATTTCATGTTGATAGTCAGGCATTTGTTCAATAATCATTTGTAGACTTTGTTGCACAAACCCTTGGCCTTTATTCTCGCCAAAATTAAAGGTACCAGGAGGTCTATGGTAGGTTTGCCACAAAATAGTGTCTTTTGCCGACACAGAAAAAGGCAGCATGACTAGCATTAACAAATAACCAAAAGACCTTGTGAACATTTGTTACTAAACCATGACGATAAATAAAGGTAGGAAGTAATATACTTTTAATTCTGACACTTGTGCAAGTTTTTGTATAAATTGTAGGCAATAAAGTATGGTTTTATTATTTTTATACCTTATAGCCTATATGAGGTCTTATAAAATATAACGATTTTTAGGGACGATGTTAGTTGTTCGGATAACTTAGTTAAGCATTAGCGTACATTTTCAGCCTACTCACAGAAAAATCTTCATAAGTAAACACTTTTAATATCCCAGTTATTAGCAACAGAAAAATACTCATACTAGACTTGCTATAACCTATTGCACGACCACTTGCTGCCCTTCATTCAGACGCTCAGCACCGCGAATAGCTACGTTATCGCCATCTTTTAAATCACCTTCAATGCTAACGCGATCAAAAGTGCCATTTTGCACAATTACCGGCAAACGGTGCACTTTATTGTCAACACCTATCTTCACTACATAAGTACCATCCATACGTAGGATCAGTGCATCGCGGTGGACAGTTAAGGTGTTTTTAGTTGCTTGAATGGGCACGGTAACTTTAACAAGTTGCCCGGCAGCCCATGACTCATTTAAATGTGTAGGAATATTAATTCGCACTTCAAAGGTTTGTGATTTTGCATCTGCGCTTGGGATCAAGGCACTAATTTTAGCGTTAATCATCTGCCCACTAGCACTGATATTCAAACTATGGCCTTTACGGATAAACGCTAAGTATTTAATCGGCACAAACAGGCGTACTTCTAAATGCTCAGTGTCGAGAAGTTTCAACAAGCTATCGCTACGATTAACATCAGTACCTGCTCGTACGATGCGTTCGGTAATAACACCTGAGAATGGTGCGGTGACATTGGCGCGTTGTATCTGGTCGTTAATCTGTTGTAATTTTAAGTCGGCAATTTCAATATCTGTTTTGGCTAAATCATACTGTGATTGGGTTTGATCAAGCTGAAACTGTGATGCCGAATTACTTTTTTTAAGCTTCTGTAAACGTTGTACTTCATTCTGTAAATAGTTGACATTAATTTTGGCACGCTTTAATTGTGCTTGTTGCTCTAGCTGCATCAATTTTAAAGGTAATAAGTCCATTTTTACCAATACATCACCCGCTTGCACCATGCTACCGGGTTCAGCGAGCCATTCAATACGACCATTAACACCAGCCGTAACAGGTACATATGAACGGCTGTGTATGGTGGCCATTAAATCAGTGGTCGCACTTAAATCCATTACCTTAACCTGATCAACTTTAACCGGTTTAGGTGCAGGACCTTCAGCGGCAATGGTATTCCCTGCAAGTAATATACTGGCACCGAGTATGGCGCTAATAACTTTTTTCATTGTAAACATGGGACTTCCTTTAATGATTACTTGCTAATGATGTTGGCTCAGTATTAAGCTCATCAGCATGACTTTGTTTGTTACGACTATCAGTATCAACGGCGGTGTCTTTGCCGTTGAGTCGCAATAAACTTGGAAATAGCACTAAGGTAAAAATAGCGCTGACGGTCATACCGCCAACAATCACGGTCGCTAAACCACGATAAATTTCACTACCAACGCCTGGCATTAACATCAACGGCAACATACCAAATAAACTGGTTAACGTGCTCATATAAACCGGTCTAGCGCGAATGCGTACGGCTTGTGCAACGGCGTTGTGAGTCGATAATCCTTCGCGTTCACCTTCCCGAGTTTGATCCACCAGTAAAATCGCGTTGTTAACCACTAAACCTAAGAGGATGATAAAGCCGATCATGGTCATTAAATCGAGCGATTGAAACGTAAACACATTCAATAAGTTTAACGCTAATACCCCACCCGCGACCGCCATCGGCATAACGAGTAGTACTAATAAACTATCTTTCGCTGACTTAAATAATGCCGTCATCAATAAAAATAAAATCAGTAACGCTAGTACAAAGTTTTTCAACATATCATTGATAGCATTAGCCATTTCATTGGCATTACCACTGAGTAAAATAGAAGAGTCAGCAGGCAGCAGAGCATTCATTGAGGGTAAAACGCTCGCTTCAATCGAGTTCAATGCCTCTTCAAGCGACATATCTGCTGGCGGTGAAACTTGTAAACTAATGGTACGTTTCCCGTCAACGCGACGTAATTGAGTTGGTCCCGCTGTTCGGGTTATTTCGGTAAGCTCGCCAATGGTTTGAACACCCGCTAATGGCGAATGAATCGGCAAAGAGGCAAGTTCGTCAGGTGTATTCCATTGTTTACCACGTAAAATCACATTAACGCGGTCATTACCATCGAAGTACTCACTAATAAACAAACCACTAGTATAAGCGCGAATAGCATTAGCAACGTCACGACGCGTTAAACCTGCCTGTGAAATACGTTGGTCATTCGGTACGAGCTTAAGTTCAGGTTCAGATAAGCTCAAACTAGGGTTTGGAAAGGCGGTTGTGCCAGTCATATTTTCGTTAATAGCGTCAATGCCCGCTTGAGCAACGGTCATTAAACTTTCAATATCAGGACCTTTAATGTCGATATCAATAGTGCGGCCATTACCACCACCAGAAACATTGATCATTGAGCCCCTAAATATGAATACTTGTGTGTCAGGTAAATTAGCCATCACTTTCGTTCTGACTTCTTGCATTAGTTCTTCAACACGGGTTGGGTCATCAGCGTAAATAAAGCCACCAGTTGAACCTGAGCCATAAGAATAAAAGTTATAACTTTTTATTTTTGGCATTTTTTCACCGCTTAAATAAGGCGCCAAACGCTCTTTAACTAAACTAGCAAATTCATGTTCAATAAAGTCAACGTTACCACCTGGCGGCATATTCAGGCTGTAAAAAAAGCCATCGGTTGGGGCACGAGGCATAAAGTCGGTTTTAGGCATCATAAGCATAGTCACCAGAATCGAGCCACCGAGCAGGGCAGCTATCCAGCTAAAACGTTTGATGGTTGAATTGGTTAATCGCATCACTAACAGAGTCAACTTTTCCCAATAATGGGCAAAAGGATCTGGCGTTTCATCCGCTTTTAACCAGTATTTGCTGGCGATAGGAATAATAGTAATGGCCGAGACCAGTGAAGCAATAACGGCAATAGAAAGTGTCAGTGCTAAATCAGAAAATAGCTGGCCTTCAATGCCTTTCATAAATAAAATCGGCAAAAATATTGCGACACTGGTTGCGGTTGAAGCAAACAGCGCCCCCGTTACTTGCAAGGCTCCGCGCATAACCGCTTTGTTATTGTCCATGCCTAAACTGCGCAACCTGACAATATTTTCTTGCACAATAATCGCCGCATCTAAAACTAAACCAACAGAAAAGGCTAAACCGGCTAGTGAAATAACATTTAAACTGCGATCGAATGCCGCCAAGGTGATAAACGCCACCATTAACGAGACGGGAATAGTCGCAGCAATAATCAGCGTATTACGAATGCCGCGTAAGAATAACCAGAGAATAATTAAGGCCAGTAATACCCCTAAACCTAAGTTATTTTGTACCAGCTCTAGGGCATTTCTTATATGTACTGACGCATCAAAGCTAAGCTCTATGACCAAACCTGCGGCTTTCATTGGGCCAGCATTGAGTTCTTTAATGGCTATATTAATTTCATCTAGCAAGGCAACGGTGTTGGCATCGTTTTGACGCTTCAAGGTGAAATAATAGGAAGGTTGCCCACTACGTAAATTAAAGCCAAAGCGATCAACTAAGGTATTTTCCACGGTAGCGACATCTTTTAAATAGATAGGTCGGTCACCACTGAAACTGATGATCATATCGGTTAAATTTTCTACGCTATATTGCCCAGAAAATCGTACGGTATATTGTCGGCGACCAACATCTGCTACACCGGCAGAAACATCACTGGCACGAGCAATAGTTGAACTGATATCGGCAATGGATAAGCCCAGAGAAGCAGTACGCATGGGATCAAAAGTAATGCGTAATTCACGCGGGCGAGAGCTATTTAAGTTAACTTGCCCCATGCCTGGAATGCGCGAAAAACGTGGTTTAACTACGTCTTCAATTAACTTTTGATATAAGCCTAAATCTGTATTTGCGTTATCGGGTAAGGTTTTAATCATTAATGACGCGGTATTTGGTCCACCGCGACCACCGCCAGCCGATACGACTGGCTCTATCGCATCTAAAGGTAGTGGCGGCGCTTGATTAAGATTATTAATCACATCAAGCATAGCGCGCTGCATATCAGCACCCACGTCAAAAGCGAGAGTTATATTACCAAAGCCGCGTTGAATGTTGGTCGTAACCTTAGTCACTCCTTGAGTGTTTTTTACAACATTCTCAATGGGTTCAATGATCACTGATTCCATTTCGGCAGGTGCTGCACTGCGCCAGCCTGTCGAAATAGTAATT is from Colwellia sp. Arc7-635 and encodes:
- a CDS encoding efflux RND transporter periplasmic adaptor subunit gives rise to the protein MFTMKKVISAILGASILLAGNTIAAEGPAPKPVKVDQVKVMDLSATTDLMATIHSRSYVPVTAGVNGRIEWLAEPGSMVQAGDVLVKMDLLPLKLMQLEQQAQLKRAKINVNYLQNEVQRLQKLKKSNSASQFQLDQTQSQYDLAKTDIEIADLKLQQINDQIQRANVTAPFSGVITERIVRAGTDVNRSDSLLKLLDTEHLEVRLFVPIKYLAFIRKGHSLNISASGQMINAKISALIPSADAKSQTFEVRINIPTHLNESWAAGQLVKVTVPIQATKNTLTVHRDALILRMDGTYVVKIGVDNKVHRLPVIVQNGTFDRVSIEGDLKDGDNVAIRGAERLNEGQQVVVQ
- a CDS encoding TIGR02285 family protein: MFTRSFGYLLMLVMLPFSVSAKDTILWQTYHRPPGTFNFGENKGQGFVQQSLQMIIEQMPDYQHEMPITTLARAIADIKAGKQACHPALYITPEREKEMIFSNASILNANNRVIAKPEKILPFLNNGQVSLEKILQQNSLIFGHVKNRSYGNIIDDIFKRHEHAENIVQVDNIDLNRVFQMIERERVDISIAYPYEIQHYLMKNPQSTGQLAAYAIENIPAYNIGAIACPKNAWGKKLFSKSTLY
- a CDS encoding GNAT family N-acetyltransferase → MNLTIEFKQPEIKSAFDWQVVQEINVKNDQDQVIAKAEIEIITLNKHRGADESYELLSQQDATDWEVPLNLFFKKQNIAADLVEKLQVKVDVKAKDHILIEAISVLPAFRQQGVAKFLLQEIAQHYSKAQSISVLSMPMNLFLDAQDCETEENKAYYQAMNLIDDSLNNEQLVTFFEHSGFSYLAIDDSALEAPLPFKVFMASPQTIR
- a CDS encoding efflux RND transporter permease subunit; this encodes MNLTRSALKNPAAIIVIVALVMVFGFMSVLKLPIQLTPDIEQPQITISTGWRSAAPAEMESVIIEPIENVVKNTQGVTKVTTNIQRGFGNITLAFDVGADMQRAMLDVINNLNQAPPLPLDAIEPVVSAGGGRGGPNTASLMIKTLPDNANTDLGLYQKLIEDVVKPRFSRIPGMGQVNLNSSRPRELRITFDPMRTASLGLSIADISSTIARASDVSAGVADVGRRQYTVRFSGQYSVENLTDMIISFSGDRPIYLKDVATVENTLVDRFGFNLRSGQPSYYFTLKRQNDANTVALLDEINIAIKELNAGPMKAAGLVIELSFDASVHIRNALELVQNNLGLGVLLALIILWLFLRGIRNTLIIAATIPVSLMVAFITLAAFDRSLNVISLAGLAFSVGLVLDAAIIVQENIVRLRSLGMDNNKAVMRGALQVTGALFASTATSVAIFLPILFMKGIEGQLFSDLALTLSIAVIASLVSAITIIPIASKYWLKADETPDPFAHYWEKLTLLVMRLTNSTIKRFSWIAALLGGSILVTMLMMPKTDFMPRAPTDGFFYSLNMPPGGNVDFIEHEFASLVKERLAPYLSGEKMPKIKSYNFYSYGSGSTGGFIYADDPTRVEELMQEVRTKVMANLPDTQVFIFRGSMINVSGGGNGRTIDIDIKGPDIESLMTVAQAGIDAINENMTGTTAFPNPSLSLSEPELKLVPNDQRISQAGLTRRDVANAIRAYTSGLFISEYFDGNDRVNVILRGKQWNTPDELASLPIHSPLAGVQTIGELTEITRTAGPTQLRRVDGKRTISLQVSPPADMSLEEALNSIEASVLPSMNALLPADSSILLSGNANEMANAINDMLKNFVLALLILFLLMTALFKSAKDSLLVLLVMPMAVAGGVLALNLLNVFTFQSLDLMTMIGFIILLGLVVNNAILLVDQTREGEREGLSTHNAVAQAVRIRARPVYMSTLTSLFGMLPLMLMPGVGSEIYRGLATVIVGGMTVSAIFTLVLFPSLLRLNGKDTAVDTDSRNKQSHADELNTEPTSLASNH
- a CDS encoding DUF3857 domain-containing transglutaminase family protein, which encodes MALRFVITTFIGFIFLSLPAFSQTDSIGPTVDELLVKRDIAAKSFTSSAVILSRRGDVVIDDKGFEISHYYNAIYIADDTAVKDYSKLVSQFNSYYQEKKIDFARVITSEGKVIEMQKDAISLVSSNSGDYFDEGKQYEFALPQLKAGSIIEYQATTQQIKPYIEKEWFSSINFHFVKFLPSINWLRIDPVLETTNTLTVPKNIELSIVNYNIDIEPKLTKTAKNKIYTWRTTHQKGLELETEMPSLDDILPTVHLSTIQDWSTVNRWFNTLYLPTQKSDETIVELAKTIFHQDMNEYEKIKAVFDYMQKNVRYIGAHVNRGGYKPHLASEVLSQAYGDCKDQTVLIIALLKQAGIAAYPALINSYPGAKFSDELPMLNFDHMITYVETKTAKYWLDTSGETGTFPGINLNLEDKKALVVDEKEGRILQLPATTSADNIATVNIDFSLDKTVINAHVALDLSGHVETNLRNFIQFSPNALAATEQIMSPLLFNTRISDFKNSDPIDITKSFTLSANFSDIAEITSDIDNFRYSYDFSSILSVFTSFSNLAPVATRKFDFVVLQPITVVINSFYPQPWANSELGYSQPAQNIENKFFELTHQVQEKDNGVYVTSTFVLPKQVVKIDDYADFYQQVNDFPAHSQSLFVFLKPSLSTPKFVTSSGSDISSKIQHTKNLLEQSQFVQALVVIQEVIAENESNGEAQYLLGLALGFAGKDVKSEQAFERAEQLGYQY